From a region of the Marasmius oreades isolate 03SP1 chromosome 7, whole genome shotgun sequence genome:
- a CDS encoding uncharacterized protein (CAZy:GH13), with protein MFDLYHKLKSWTFPASPPALASMKLGPDGNEDNPSMIQFFTWDSKMDDGTSWWRHLENEIPELARAGITQVWIPPPTKAMEQDGRGYDAYDLWDLGEFDQKEQIGTRWGTKAELLRTSTVGKKHGVDILIDAVLNHKMGGDRKEAFTAVPVNPNNRLKAIGKPREIEVFTVISCANSHVCISSRQGWTAFDFPGRGDEQTALEPGTFLWCVGRRLHALGSQNAVGEGHNGWSKNVDQELGNYDYLLGIDINHQNPEVREDLLRWGHWVIETTGATGFRLDAIKHIDWVFLLDFLRSTKKATDPRLFVVCEFG; from the exons ATGTTCGACCTTTATCATAAGTTGAAATCCTGGACCTTCCCCGCTTCACCTCCGGCTCTTGCCTCCATGAAGCTTGGTCCAGATGGAAATGAAGATAATCCCTCTATG ATTCAGTTTTTCACTTGGGACTCTAAAATGGACGACGGAACCAGTTGGTGGCGGCATTTAGAAAATGAAATACCCGAGTTAGCAAGGGCGGGAATTACACAAGTTTGGATTCCACCTCCCACAAAGGCCATGGAGCAA GACGGACGTGGCTACGATGCCTACGACTTATGGGATCTAGGGGAGTTTGACCAGAAAGAGCAGATAGGCACTCGCTGGGGGACGAAGGCAGAACTCCTCCGGACATCCACTGTTGGAAAGAAACACGGCGTGGATATTCTGATAGATGCAGTACTAAAC CACAAGATGGGTGGTGACCGAAAGGAGGCATTTACCGCGGTACCTGTAAATCCGAATAACAGGCTCAAAGCTATCGGAAAGCCTAGAGAAATCGAGGTATTTACAGTCATTTCTTGTGCAAACTCGCACGTATGCATCTCGAGTCGTCAGGGTTGGACTGCCTTTGACTTTCCTGGAAGAGGAGACGAA CAAACTGCGTTGGAGCCAGGAACATTTCTCTGGTGTGTAGGACGCCGATTACATGCTCTCGGTTCACAAAATGCGG TTGGGGAAGGACATAACGGATGGTCTAAAAATGTCGACCAAGAACTTGGAAATTATGACTATTTGCTTGGAATTGAC ATAAATCATCAAAATCCCGAAGTGCGTGAAGATCTGCTACGCTGGGGTCATTGGGTCATTGAG ACCACCGGTGCAACCGGTTTTCGCTTGGATGCGATCAAACACATCGACTGGGTTTTCCTCCTCGACTTC CTCCGTTCCACAAAGAAGGCGACAGACCCGAGGTTATTTGTGGTCTGTGAGTTTGGTTGA